One window of the Streptomyces sp. NBC_00259 genome contains the following:
- a CDS encoding ABC transporter permease, translating to MVDRNCLVTNDWICGEYLRSRSQELIDATVQHVWITAASVAIGLVVAFPLALLARSHPRFTGPVLGLTTVLYTVPSLAMFSLLLPFFGLSAALVITGLVLYSLTILVRNVVAGLASVPEEAREAARGMGYGPGRLLWEVELPLALPAVMAGLRIATVSTVALTTVGSIVGRGGLGNLIEDALPSFFKAQVLTASVLCVLLAVAADLLLLGLQRLLTPWTRIRAAGTRGAY from the coding sequence GTGGTGGACCGGAACTGCCTGGTGACGAACGACTGGATCTGCGGCGAATATCTCCGTTCCCGCAGTCAGGAGTTGATCGACGCCACGGTGCAGCATGTCTGGATCACGGCGGCTTCGGTCGCGATCGGGCTGGTCGTGGCCTTCCCGCTGGCGCTCCTCGCGCGCAGCCACCCGCGATTCACGGGCCCGGTCCTCGGGCTGACGACCGTGCTCTACACGGTCCCCTCGCTCGCGATGTTCTCGCTGCTGCTGCCGTTCTTCGGCCTCTCCGCCGCCCTGGTGATCACGGGCCTGGTGCTCTACTCACTGACGATCCTCGTGCGGAACGTGGTGGCGGGGCTGGCGTCCGTGCCCGAGGAAGCCCGCGAGGCGGCCCGTGGCATGGGGTACGGGCCGGGAAGACTGCTGTGGGAGGTCGAGCTTCCGCTGGCCCTCCCCGCCGTGATGGCGGGTCTGCGGATCGCGACGGTCTCGACGGTCGCGCTCACGACGGTCGGTTCGATCGTCGGCCGCGGCGGGCTCGGCAATCTCATCGAGGACGCGCTGCCCAGCTTCTTCAAGGCGCAGGTGCTGACCGCGTCCGTGCTCTGTGTGCTGCTGGCCGTCGCCGCCGATCTGCTGCTGCTCGGGCTGCAGCGGCTGCTGACGCCCTGGACCCGAATACGGGCCGCCGGGACCCGGGGGGCCTACTGA
- a CDS encoding ABC transporter permease: MDVLAESWTWLTTDANWSGDGGAWHRLQEHLYVSGVALALACAIALPTALYLGHVGRGGALAVNISNAGRAIPVFAVLALFMVTPLRSAGYVPTVIALVLFAVPPLLTNAYVGMREVDRAVVEAARGMGMSGRQLFVRVELPLAYPMVMTGLRSAAVQVVATATIAAMVGQGGLGRIITAGFNTYNTPQVVAGALLVAVLALLVEAVLVAVDRLFSPRRKTV, encoded by the coding sequence ATGGACGTACTGGCCGAGAGCTGGACCTGGCTGACCACGGACGCCAACTGGTCCGGGGACGGCGGAGCCTGGCACCGCCTCCAGGAGCATCTGTACGTCAGCGGGGTCGCCCTGGCCCTGGCGTGTGCGATCGCCCTGCCGACGGCGCTGTACCTGGGACACGTCGGACGCGGCGGCGCTCTCGCGGTGAACATCTCGAACGCGGGACGGGCCATTCCCGTCTTCGCCGTTCTCGCTCTGTTCATGGTGACACCGCTGCGCAGCGCCGGATACGTCCCGACGGTCATCGCGCTGGTGCTGTTCGCCGTGCCGCCGCTGCTGACGAACGCCTACGTGGGGATGCGGGAGGTGGACCGGGCGGTCGTCGAGGCCGCACGGGGCATGGGCATGTCGGGCCGGCAGCTCTTCGTCCGGGTCGAACTGCCCCTCGCGTACCCGATGGTCATGACCGGGCTGCGGTCGGCCGCGGTCCAGGTCGTCGCCACGGCGACGATCGCGGCGATGGTCGGGCAGGGCGGCCTCGGCCGCATCATCACGGCCGGGTTCAACACGTACAACACTCCTCAAGTGGTCGCGGGCGCCCTGCTCGTGGCCGTGCTCGCCCTCCTGGTGGAGGCCGTGCTGGTGGCGGTGGACCGCTTGTTCAGTCCCCGCCGGAAAACCGTGTGA